In Treponema primitia ZAS-2, a genomic segment contains:
- a CDS encoding flavodoxin family protein, producing MKKILVINGSGRKEGNAAGLASQAIESMKKAGTEAKLFNLGEMNIHPCVACNGCKTGTGGCVQKDELSSLIDDMLDCDGILLTSPIYFGRATAQVYIWVNRLYSLMSSAGSRCEKKESRKLGVILTFNSGPADVYAKEADYLAMGGVKMVAGITAHNILLAGGLSDKDAYKSHTEYLDKAKVLGEWLVQ from the coding sequence ATGAAGAAAATTCTGGTAATCAATGGCAGCGGCAGAAAGGAGGGCAATGCGGCGGGCTTGGCCTCCCAGGCAATTGAATCAATGAAAAAGGCGGGAACCGAGGCGAAGCTGTTCAATTTAGGCGAAATGAACATCCATCCCTGTGTCGCCTGTAACGGCTGTAAAACAGGTACCGGTGGATGTGTCCAAAAGGATGAGCTCAGCAGCTTGATTGATGACATGCTGGACTGCGACGGCATCCTATTGACCTCCCCGATCTATTTCGGCCGGGCTACTGCCCAGGTGTATATCTGGGTCAACCGCCTCTATAGTTTAATGTCCTCTGCGGGGAGCCGCTGTGAAAAAAAGGAAAGCCGGAAACTCGGCGTAATTCTCACCTTTAACAGCGGCCCTGCGGATGTCTATGCCAAGGAAGCGGATTACCTGGCCATGGGGGGGGTAAAAATGGTTGCCGGCATTACGGCGCACAACATTTTGCTAGCCGGTGGCTTAAGTGATAAGGACGCGTATAAAAGCCACACCGAGTACCTTGATAAGGCGAAAGTCCTGGGAGAGTGGCTGGTTCAGTAA
- a CDS encoding pyridoxamine 5'-phosphate oxidase family protein — protein MQEVYDFLKKCGTYYLATVEGNQPRVRPFGTVDIFEGKLYIQTGKSKPCSQQIKANPRIEICAFGDGKWVRVQAQAIEDDRREAKQHMLDAYPTLKDRYSADDNNTQVLYLKDAVATISSFAGEPQVIKF, from the coding sequence ATGCAGGAAGTATATGATTTCTTGAAGAAATGCGGGACCTATTATCTGGCTACGGTGGAGGGAAATCAACCTCGGGTCCGCCCTTTTGGTACGGTCGATATTTTTGAAGGAAAGCTCTATATCCAGACGGGAAAGTCAAAACCCTGTTCACAACAGATTAAGGCTAATCCCAGAATCGAGATCTGCGCCTTTGGAGACGGAAAATGGGTCCGTGTGCAGGCCCAGGCTATTGAAGATGACCGGCGGGAGGCAAAGCAGCATATGTTGGACGCCTACCCGACTTTGAAGGATCGGTACTCGGCGGATGATAATAATACCCAGGTACTGTACCTCAAGGATGCGGTGGCCACCATTTCCTCCTTTGCCGGAGAACCCCAGGTCATTAAATTCTAA
- a CDS encoding zinc dependent phospholipase C family protein — MPSQILHTLFGEDLIDCLYRLLFPRFGIVAQRAREKVAEEFRAAFTLGCQGPDIFYHNQMTRPVGLEYGTLLHRRGCGVFTGVLLKMALPDPPASAEDVRAHRKEGSITALGAYALGFMTHAILDRACHPYIVYKTAITGAERKPGPVKGVNSRNIHAFFERIIDALMLEERRGIPVAAWDQETLVAICEAPPPGLRELLAQALCRTFPERAGKDIKLAQRMDNTFRDCADFFRITAPKRTTLHSKDPQYQAILEEMPLVYLYPEDLPSDADYLNREHSVWYYPLLNGPEYTLSFPELYAEAVEAAGEDLSGPIAKYLETGAFPIMEAAQTIGNGGLSIQDEAGKPCAPTRTRPLPLEAVLDQQRRLRGIRI; from the coding sequence GTGCCTTCCCAGATACTGCATACCCTTTTTGGGGAAGATCTGATTGACTGCCTGTACCGGCTGCTCTTCCCCCGTTTCGGGATAGTCGCTCAAAGGGCCCGGGAAAAAGTAGCGGAAGAATTCAGGGCCGCCTTTACCCTGGGCTGCCAGGGGCCGGATATTTTCTACCACAACCAGATGACCAGGCCGGTAGGCTTGGAATACGGGACCCTGCTGCACCGCCGGGGTTGCGGTGTCTTTACCGGTGTGCTCCTGAAAATGGCACTGCCTGACCCCCCGGCCAGCGCCGAAGATGTGCGGGCCCACCGTAAAGAGGGGAGCATCACCGCCCTGGGCGCCTATGCCCTGGGTTTCATGACCCACGCAATCCTGGACCGGGCTTGTCATCCTTATATTGTATATAAAACTGCCATAACCGGGGCTGAGAGAAAACCCGGCCCCGTCAAAGGGGTAAACAGCCGGAATATCCATGCCTTTTTTGAGCGGATTATCGATGCACTTATGCTGGAGGAACGGCGGGGTATACCTGTTGCAGCCTGGGACCAGGAAACCCTGGTGGCGATCTGTGAGGCGCCGCCCCCGGGGCTAAGGGAATTGCTTGCCCAGGCGCTTTGCCGTACCTTTCCCGAACGGGCCGGCAAAGATATAAAGCTTGCCCAGCGCATGGACAACACCTTCCGGGACTGCGCGGATTTTTTCCGGATCACTGCACCCAAGCGCACCACCCTTCATTCAAAGGATCCCCAATACCAGGCTATCCTGGAAGAGATGCCCCTGGTTTACCTGTACCCCGAAGATTTGCCCTCCGATGCCGATTACCTTAACCGGGAACATTCAGTTTGGTATTATCCCCTTCTGAATGGGCCTGAGTATACCCTGTCCTTTCCTGAGCTTTATGCAGAGGCGGTGGAAGCCGCTGGGGAGGATCTTTCGGGTCCTATTGCCAAGTACCTGGAAACCGGCGCCTTCCCCATCATGGAGGCGGCCCAAACCATTGGCAACGGCGGCCTTTCAATCCAGGATGAAGCGGGAAAACCCTGTGCCCCCACCCGGACCCGGCCGCTGCCTTTGGAGGCAGTGCTGGATCAGCAGCGGAGGCTCCGGGGGATTAGAATTTAA
- a CDS encoding ATP-dependent Clp protease proteolytic subunit — protein sequence MKYRFENQKERIRVQDEEEDEEDEDSKEEAKGGDPLLHKMLKTRTILLSGEIKKDLAERTIRQLLLLEDMGEDPIRIFIDSPGGDADAGYAIFDMIRFIKPPVWTIGMGLVASAAAIIQLAAPKERRVGLPNSHYLIHQPLSGIRGVATDIEIHARELEKLREKINRLIADETGVAFAQVEKDTDRDYWMNAEEAVKYGLISRVITRRDEL from the coding sequence ATGAAGTACCGGTTTGAGAATCAGAAAGAGAGAATTCGCGTCCAGGATGAAGAAGAGGATGAGGAAGACGAGGATAGCAAGGAAGAGGCGAAAGGGGGGGACCCCCTGTTACATAAGATGCTGAAGACCCGGACCATACTGCTTTCCGGGGAAATAAAGAAGGATCTGGCGGAACGGACCATCAGGCAGCTTCTGCTCCTGGAGGACATGGGGGAGGACCCCATCCGTATTTTCATCGATTCCCCCGGGGGGGATGCCGATGCGGGGTACGCCATTTTTGATATGATACGCTTTATAAAGCCTCCGGTATGGACCATCGGTATGGGCCTGGTGGCAAGCGCCGCGGCGATCATCCAGCTTGCTGCGCCCAAGGAAAGGCGGGTAGGGCTCCCTAACAGCCATTATCTGATCCACCAGCCCCTTTCGGGGATCCGGGGGGTGGCAACGGATATTGAAATCCACGCCCGGGAACTGGAAAAACTCAGGGAAAAGATCAACCGCCTTATTGCGGATGAAACCGGGGTGGCCTTTGCCCAGGTGGAAAAGGATACCGACCGGGACTACTGGATGAATGCCGAGGAAGCGGTCAAGTACGGCCTGATTTCCCGGGTTATCACCCGCCGGGACGAATTATAA
- a CDS encoding CinA family protein: MTEAPRSGGNTGVPAAGDTPAAALITALAAESLTLAAAESCTAGLVADRIARVPGASRVFWGSFVTYSIDAKVKLLGIERELIDRCGAVSRETACAMADGALEKSGAHVAVSVTGLAGPDGDGSGQPVGTVWIGFARQGFSAEALCRHYDGDRSAIRNAAAGDAISILLNRLTLAE, encoded by the coding sequence ATGACTGAAGCCCCCAGGTCCGGCGGCAACACGGGAGTTCCGGCTGCTGGGGATACCCCAGCAGCCGCCCTGATCACGGCTTTGGCCGCTGAATCCCTTACCCTGGCCGCCGCCGAATCCTGCACCGCAGGGCTTGTGGCGGACCGTATCGCCCGGGTACCCGGGGCGTCCCGGGTGTTCTGGGGTTCCTTTGTTACCTATTCTATTGACGCCAAGGTAAAACTGCTGGGGATAGAAAGGGAACTGATTGACCGCTGCGGTGCGGTAAGCAGGGAAACTGCCTGCGCCATGGCTGATGGAGCTCTGGAAAAAAGCGGCGCCCATGTGGCGGTGTCGGTCACCGGTCTTGCCGGCCCCGACGGAGACGGCTCGGGGCAGCCGGTAGGTACGGTCTGGATAGGCTTTGCCCGGCAGGGGTTTTCTGCGGAGGCCCTGTGCCGCCATTATGATGGGGACCGGAGCGCCATACGGAACGCAGCAGCAGGGGACGCAATAAGTATCTTGCTTAATCGATTGACCTTGGCCGAATAA
- a CDS encoding bactofilin family protein, with amino-acid sequence MAKTDNKKKNTTVILGDRTSFSGILRFKETLCIQGKFKGTIEATGALIVDKGAVVEADHITVSSLMVYGTVVGEVHAMDRIDMYTGAEVRGDCSAARLRIADGVLFEGQCSMTGVDKEVEIFSRPTEEIKAELQRMND; translated from the coding sequence ATGGCAAAGACAGATAACAAGAAAAAAAACACCACTGTGATCCTCGGGGACCGTACCAGTTTCAGCGGCATACTCCGGTTTAAGGAGACCCTCTGTATCCAGGGTAAATTCAAGGGGACTATAGAAGCCACTGGGGCGCTTATTGTAGATAAGGGCGCTGTGGTGGAGGCGGATCATATCACCGTCAGTTCCCTGATGGTCTACGGGACCGTGGTTGGGGAGGTGCACGCCATGGACAGGATCGATATGTATACCGGCGCCGAGGTCCGGGGTGATTGCAGCGCCGCCAGGCTGCGCATTGCCGATGGGGTTCTCTTTGAGGGGCAATGCAGCATGACCGGGGTGGATAAGGAAGTGGAGATATTCTCCCGGCCCACCGAGGAGATCAAAGCAGAATTGCAGAGAATGAATGACTGA
- a CDS encoding response regulator transcription factor, producing the protein MNTKKRILIADDDPLNVEFFEVILSKLGFAVEKAEDGQAALEQVKKFHPDLIILDNIMPKMSGWELTRLLKGDPKYQEIPIIMLSALDDVKDKVEGFELGIDDYITKPFNFSEVLARIRAVLRNRELFGQILVRESRLSQAEELSADIKASMGDFIKGMDDLDAAITQVSRSTETIDEKTLPRLLDLIKDKTVSMRKHIAELDARVERTLSEWEDLKKNEIGIKTLETRIQHSLRQDMEDHGKDR; encoded by the coding sequence ATGAATACAAAAAAGCGAATACTTATTGCCGATGATGACCCTCTGAATGTTGAATTCTTTGAAGTAATACTCTCCAAACTGGGCTTTGCGGTTGAAAAAGCTGAGGACGGTCAGGCAGCTCTGGAACAGGTGAAGAAGTTTCACCCGGATCTTATTATCCTTGACAATATTATGCCTAAGATGTCCGGTTGGGAGCTTACCCGGCTCCTCAAGGGAGACCCCAAATACCAGGAAATACCGATCATCATGCTCTCCGCCCTGGACGATGTGAAAGATAAGGTCGAAGGCTTTGAGCTGGGGATCGACGACTATATTACCAAGCCCTTTAATTTTTCCGAAGTCCTGGCCCGGATCAGGGCGGTACTGCGGAACCGAGAACTCTTTGGGCAGATCCTGGTCCGGGAATCCCGGCTGAGCCAGGCGGAGGAACTGAGCGCCGACATAAAGGCCTCAATGGGGGATTTTATAAAGGGCATGGACGATCTGGATGCGGCTATAACCCAGGTCTCCAGGAGCACAGAAACTATTGACGAAAAAACCCTACCCCGGCTTCTGGATCTTATAAAGGATAAAACCGTTTCGATGCGGAAACATATCGCTGAACTGGATGCCCGGGTAGAGCGGACCCTCTCTGAATGGGAGGATCTGAAGAAGAATGAAATTGGTATAAAAACCCTGGAAACCCGGATCCAACATTCCTTACGGCAGGATATGGAGGATCATGGCAAAGACAGATAA
- the lnt gene encoding apolipoprotein N-acyltransferase, which produces MSSLKGARNWKGFPVQIALILLGALLFAGSFPNPIAINGLSFLGWIAFVPVFWVIYQVSLPASIFFGALYGYAAYGLFNYWLSVFHPLAGLIVGSIYLVYFAILFPLLKLATILFPRKGYIVQWILWIAYEFLRTQGFLGYPYGITGYSQWQVLPVIRIAAIFGVWGVSALVVFPSVYIAGALRDRQPLGTPRGGFIRPLRAFLSQEWAAALVWVIALTATLVYGFVSPVDYSAAPKAHVALIQHNTDPWRGGITEYRKNFDTLRRLSLEALDAAPETDLVVWSETAFVPRIFWHTMYRDDPESFLLVRDLMDFLATQEVPYVIGNDDARRELNAQGILERVDYNGVMLFEGNTINQIYRKLHLVPFTEHFPYQKQLPWIYDMLEKADTHFWKEGEEATVFESRGLKFSTPICFEDIFGYLSRDFVRNGAELIVNLSNDAWSKSVPAQMQHLSMAVFRAVENRRSMVRSTASGQTCAIDPYGKVLAMAEPFTEAWINVEVPVISPNTPYTFWGDIWGKLFVLAAAFMLILGALRGIMRKGRN; this is translated from the coding sequence ATGAGCTCCTTAAAGGGCGCCCGGAACTGGAAGGGTTTTCCGGTTCAGATCGCTTTGATACTCCTAGGGGCTCTGCTCTTTGCCGGATCCTTTCCTAACCCTATAGCTATAAACGGTCTTTCCTTTTTAGGGTGGATAGCCTTTGTCCCGGTGTTTTGGGTGATCTATCAGGTATCCCTACCGGCCTCGATCTTTTTTGGCGCCCTCTACGGGTATGCCGCCTATGGGCTGTTCAACTACTGGCTCAGTGTGTTCCACCCCCTAGCGGGGCTCATCGTGGGTTCCATCTACCTGGTTTATTTTGCCATACTCTTTCCCCTGTTAAAATTGGCAACCATACTCTTTCCCCGGAAGGGGTATATAGTCCAATGGATACTTTGGATCGCCTATGAATTTCTCCGTACCCAGGGTTTCCTGGGTTATCCATACGGAATAACCGGTTATTCCCAATGGCAAGTGTTGCCGGTAATCCGGATCGCCGCCATCTTCGGGGTCTGGGGGGTTTCCGCCCTGGTTGTCTTTCCCTCGGTCTATATAGCTGGGGCTCTCAGGGACCGGCAGCCCCTGGGGACCCCCCGGGGTGGTTTTATCCGGCCTCTGCGGGCTTTTTTAAGCCAGGAATGGGCCGCCGCTTTGGTCTGGGTAATAGCCTTGACAGCAACCCTGGTTTACGGCTTTGTGTCCCCGGTGGATTATTCCGCTGCACCTAAGGCTCATGTCGCCCTGATCCAGCATAACACCGACCCCTGGCGGGGGGGTATCACGGAGTACCGGAAAAACTTTGACACCCTGAGGCGGCTTTCTCTGGAAGCCCTGGATGCGGCCCCTGAAACGGATCTGGTGGTCTGGTCTGAGACGGCCTTTGTTCCCCGCATCTTTTGGCATACCATGTACCGGGATGATCCTGAGTCTTTTCTCCTGGTACGGGATCTGATGGACTTTCTGGCGACCCAGGAAGTCCCCTATGTGATCGGGAATGACGATGCCCGTCGGGAGCTTAATGCCCAGGGAATTTTGGAACGGGTGGATTACAACGGGGTAATGCTCTTTGAGGGGAACACCATAAACCAGATATACCGGAAACTCCACCTGGTACCCTTTACTGAGCACTTTCCCTATCAGAAGCAGCTTCCCTGGATATACGATATGCTGGAAAAAGCGGATACCCACTTCTGGAAAGAGGGTGAGGAGGCCACAGTCTTTGAAAGCCGGGGCCTTAAATTTTCGACACCCATCTGTTTTGAGGATATTTTCGGCTACCTTTCCCGGGATTTTGTTCGAAATGGGGCGGAGCTTATCGTAAATCTCAGCAATGATGCATGGTCCAAGAGTGTTCCCGCCCAGATGCAGCACCTGTCCATGGCGGTGTTCCGGGCGGTGGAAAACCGCCGCTCCATGGTGCGGTCCACTGCTTCAGGCCAGACCTGCGCCATTGATCCCTATGGCAAGGTTCTGGCCATGGCGGAACCCTTTACCGAGGCCTGGATCAATGTGGAAGTTCCGGTGATAAGCCCGAATACCCCCTATACCTTCTGGGGAGATATCTGGGGGAAACTCTTTGTCCTTGCGGCGGCATTCATGTTGATCCTGGGGGCTCTGCGGGGTATAATGCGAAAAGGAAGGAACTGA
- a CDS encoding HU family DNA-binding protein has protein sequence MAGKAGQKVTKADIIDSVYEKIGMSRKEIRTVVDLFIEEVKDSLIQQMVIELRGFGTFEVRIRKGRQKARNPKTGEQVSVNSHGIAAFRPGRELKQDVWNIGATEKSPASEAPRRRSSEASRGTSSEASRGDGDTT, from the coding sequence ATGGCGGGAAAAGCGGGTCAGAAGGTAACTAAGGCTGATATTATTGATTCTGTATATGAAAAGATCGGGATGAGCCGTAAAGAAATACGGACCGTGGTGGATCTTTTTATAGAAGAAGTTAAAGATTCTCTGATCCAACAGATGGTTATTGAGTTGCGTGGTTTTGGAACCTTTGAAGTACGTATCCGTAAGGGCCGGCAGAAAGCCAGGAATCCGAAGACCGGTGAACAGGTTTCGGTTAATTCCCACGGGATTGCCGCCTTCAGGCCTGGTCGCGAACTGAAACAGGATGTCTGGAATATAGGCGCCACTGAAAAGTCCCCTGCCAGCGAAGCCCCCCGCAGAAGGTCCAGCGAAGCTTCCCGCGGAACATCCAGCGAAGCTTCCCGCGGAGATGGCGATACGACATGA
- the rpsT gene encoding 30S ribosomal protein S20 has translation MAGKSSSAEKRHRQSEERRLRNKAVKSSVRTSVKKFEVLSRKKELDNAELALKEMIKKLDTAARKGIVKKNAASRKKSRMQRLFNSLKAAQ, from the coding sequence TTGGCAGGTAAAAGCAGTTCCGCAGAGAAACGGCATCGGCAGAGTGAAGAGCGCCGTTTGAGAAATAAGGCGGTTAAGAGTTCTGTAAGGACCAGCGTAAAGAAATTTGAGGTTTTATCCCGGAAGAAAGAGCTTGATAATGCTGAATTAGCTCTTAAGGAGATGATTAAAAAGCTAGATACCGCTGCCCGTAAGGGGATTGTTAAGAAAAACGCTGCCTCTCGGAAGAAATCCAGGATGCAGCGGCTCTTTAATTCTCTGAAAGCAGCCCAGTAA
- the rpiB gene encoding ribose 5-phosphate isomerase B, with protein sequence MIALASDHAGFEMKQEIGRYLEELKLPFKDLGVPSGERADYPKYGYLAAKAVASGECDKGIIICGTGFGISLAANKVKGIRAVVCTDCYTALLSRQHNNANILALGARVIAPDAAKLIIKTWLQAEFEGGRHQGRLDMITKIEEGKIDFIN encoded by the coding sequence ATGATAGCCTTAGCAAGTGATCACGCGGGATTTGAGATGAAGCAAGAAATAGGCCGTTATCTGGAAGAACTAAAGCTGCCCTTTAAGGATCTCGGCGTCCCCTCCGGCGAGCGGGCCGATTATCCCAAATATGGGTATTTAGCGGCAAAGGCAGTTGCTTCCGGTGAATGTGATAAGGGTATTATTATCTGCGGCACCGGTTTCGGGATTTCCCTGGCAGCGAATAAGGTGAAGGGTATACGAGCCGTGGTCTGTACAGACTGCTATACCGCCTTGCTCTCCCGTCAGCATAACAATGCCAACATACTTGCCCTGGGCGCCCGGGTTATAGCTCCGGATGCGGCTAAATTGATCATAAAAACCTGGCTCCAGGCGGAATTTGAGGGCGGGCGTCATCAGGGCCGTCTTGATATGATCACGAAAATCGAGGAAGGGAAAATCGATTTCATAAACTGA
- a CDS encoding metal-dependent transcriptional regulator: MTQSLEDYLEMVSFLSDEGEVRVTDIATRLGVSKPSVLTALKSLEEQGLLEHERYRTVSLTAKGTLQASDIRDRHNFLTAFLQDVLGVGAETAEEDACKMEHILSEETLKKMKILARAKKKTDTHA; the protein is encoded by the coding sequence ATGACCCAATCTTTGGAAGATTATCTTGAAATGGTAAGTTTCCTGTCCGATGAAGGGGAAGTCCGGGTTACGGACATTGCCACCCGGCTGGGGGTGTCCAAACCCTCGGTACTTACCGCTTTGAAGTCCCTGGAAGAGCAGGGGTTGCTTGAACATGAGCGGTACCGTACGGTCAGCCTGACGGCAAAGGGAACCCTGCAAGCTTCGGATATACGGGACCGGCATAACTTTCTCACCGCCTTCCTCCAGGATGTCCTGGGTGTGGGTGCGGAAACTGCCGAAGAAGATGCCTGCAAAATGGAACATATCCTCTCGGAAGAGACCCTAAAAAAAATGAAAATCCTTGCCAGGGCAAAGAAAAAAACTGATACCCACGCATAA
- a CDS encoding 16S rRNA methyltransferase has protein sequence MPGQRKKLIPTHNSDFEAYYTKIYGKRWQALRESLLEENAALPYSGGNHPDRRLLKPYMLDRASILAAQSLRLPEEGIILDACAAPGGKTLVIASVLKPGLTLLSNELSAERRRRLSKVLDEHLPPEVRERVTVSGFDAAAIGGKKSEHSRFAGILLDAPCSSERHVINSETALSQWKPARPRFLARRQWSLLSSAVLLLRPGGSLVYATCALSPEENDAVVSRLREKYEEAMVPDPPDFVEGEATECGRIILPDVCGGMGPMYVARFRKREL, from the coding sequence TTGCCAGGGCAAAGAAAAAAACTGATACCCACGCATAACAGCGACTTCGAAGCTTATTATACCAAAATCTATGGAAAACGCTGGCAAGCCCTGCGGGAAAGCCTTCTGGAGGAAAATGCTGCCCTGCCCTACAGCGGGGGTAATCACCCGGACCGCAGACTCCTCAAGCCCTATATGCTGGACCGGGCTTCAATACTGGCAGCCCAATCCCTGCGGCTCCCTGAAGAAGGAATCATCCTGGACGCCTGCGCTGCCCCGGGGGGCAAAACCCTGGTCATCGCCTCTGTTTTAAAACCGGGCTTGACCCTCCTTTCAAACGAGCTTTCCGCTGAACGCAGACGCCGGCTGTCAAAGGTCCTGGACGAACATCTGCCCCCGGAAGTCCGGGAGCGGGTCACCGTCTCAGGCTTTGACGCAGCGGCAATCGGGGGCAAAAAAAGTGAACATAGCCGTTTTGCAGGGATACTGCTGGATGCCCCCTGTTCCAGCGAACGCCATGTTATCAACAGCGAAACCGCCCTTTCTCAATGGAAGCCGGCCCGCCCCCGCTTCCTCGCCCGCAGGCAATGGTCCCTGCTTTCATCGGCAGTTTTACTGCTGCGTCCCGGTGGATCCCTGGTCTACGCCACCTGCGCCCTGTCCCCGGAAGAAAACGACGCCGTGGTTTCCCGGCTCCGGGAAAAATATGAAGAGGCAATGGTTCCGGACCCGCCGGATTTTGTGGAAGGGGAAGCAACTGAATGCGGCAGGATCATCCTTCCCGATGTATGCGGCGGCATGGGGCCCATGTATGTGGCGCGGTTCAGGAAGCGGGAACTGTAG